The proteins below come from a single Pedobacter aquae genomic window:
- a CDS encoding glycoside hydrolase family 140 protein — protein MKRIINIVFLIAIAFTACQTTEEYHGVQLLKISENKRYLMTEDGEPFFWLGDTGWLLFNKLNRAEAETYLEDRKQKGFNVVQAMVLHTVPSVNVYGDSSLINANVATPDTTKGNNPQDSLAYDYWDHLDFIIDKASEKGIYMALVPVWGTNVKDGKVSVAQAEQYAKFLAKRYKDRNNIIWLNGGDIKGSDSLAVWKKIGETLRAHDDRHLITFHPRGRTASSDWFHKESWLDFNMVQSGHRRYDQDTSKKEVKHYGEDNWKFMEADLKLSPLKPTIDGEPSYEGIPQGLHDTLEPRWTDADVRRYGYWSVFAGAFGYTYGHNSVMQMHQKTDSTSAYGSKELWSQAIHAPGAKQMVHLKNLMLSKPYFNRIPDQSLIAENGEKYNRLIATRADDYAMIYTYTGRNMKINMGKIKGDEVKVSWFNPRDGKYKEEAKVENKGVKEFNPPGDVKEGNDWVLVLESF, from the coding sequence ATGAAGAGAATCATAAACATTGTTTTTTTGATAGCGATAGCATTTACTGCATGTCAAACTACTGAAGAGTATCATGGAGTGCAATTGCTTAAAATATCAGAAAACAAGAGGTATTTAATGACAGAGGATGGAGAACCTTTTTTCTGGTTGGGGGATACAGGCTGGTTATTATTCAATAAACTAAACAGGGCAGAGGCAGAAACTTATCTTGAAGACCGCAAGCAAAAAGGCTTTAATGTGGTACAAGCTATGGTTTTACATACCGTTCCTTCGGTAAATGTATACGGAGACTCTTCTTTAATAAACGCAAATGTTGCTACGCCAGATACCACAAAAGGAAACAACCCGCAAGATTCTTTGGCTTATGATTATTGGGATCATCTAGATTTTATCATCGATAAAGCTAGCGAAAAAGGTATTTACATGGCTTTAGTGCCTGTTTGGGGTACTAATGTTAAAGATGGAAAGGTTAGCGTAGCACAAGCAGAACAATACGCTAAATTTTTAGCTAAGCGATACAAAGACCGCAACAATATTATTTGGTTAAACGGTGGCGATATCAAAGGCAGTGATTCTTTAGCTGTATGGAAGAAAATAGGTGAAACTTTAAGAGCTCATGACGATAGGCATTTGATAACCTTTCATCCGAGGGGCAGAACAGCTTCATCAGACTGGTTTCATAAAGAAAGTTGGTTAGATTTTAATATGGTACAATCTGGCCATAGAAGGTACGACCAAGATACTTCAAAAAAAGAAGTGAAGCATTACGGCGAAGACAACTGGAAGTTTATGGAAGCCGATTTAAAATTAAGTCCGCTTAAACCAACTATAGATGGAGAACCTTCATACGAGGGCATCCCGCAAGGTTTACATGATACTTTAGAACCACGTTGGACAGATGCTGATGTTCGCAGATACGGCTACTGGTCGGTTTTTGCTGGTGCTTTTGGGTATACTTATGGTCATAACTCGGTGATGCAAATGCATCAAAAGACAGATTCTACAAGCGCTTATGGCTCAAAAGAATTATGGAGCCAAGCTATTCATGCGCCAGGAGCTAAGCAAATGGTTCATTTGAAAAATCTAATGCTGTCTAAACCTTATTTCAATCGTATTCCAGATCAAAGCTTAATTGCAGAAAACGGTGAAAAATATAACCGATTGATAGCCACCAGAGCCGATGATTATGCCATGATTTATACCTATACGGGTAGAAATATGAAAATCAATATGGGTAAAATTAAAGGTGATGAGGTGAAAGTTTCTTGGTTTAACCCACGCGATGGTAAATACAAAGAAGAAGCTAAAGTAGAAAACAAAGGTGTGAAAGAGTTTAACCCACCAGGTGATGTTAAAGAAGGGAATGATTGGGTGTTGGTTTTGGAGAGCTTTTAA